A DNA window from Pseudomonas resinovorans NBRC 106553 contains the following coding sequences:
- a CDS encoding LysR family transcriptional regulator, whose amino-acid sequence MGLDDALIFTRVVECHSFTQAAQSLGMQKSTVSRRIALLEERLGVRLLNRTTRKLRLTEVGQAYYERCRQIMLDFAEAEQAVMQLQQEPSGLLRVTAPIEFGQLFLGKVLGSFMRQYPQITAEVEITSRNVDPLEEGVDIAIMIGQPQDSTLIARKLFESARRLCASPDYLASHGTPRTVEALAGHRAVLLPQDSQRYWMLQGESVPCQRVLYCNNITFAREAVMAGAGIAALPLMFTEPAVQRGELIELLPEARLPSGEIYAVYPSRRFQAMKVKAFLDFLMRSLPVQEGHLLEPAAASLIRSRL is encoded by the coding sequence ATGGGCCTTGATGACGCCCTGATCTTCACCCGCGTGGTCGAATGCCACAGCTTTACCCAGGCGGCGCAAAGCCTGGGTATGCAGAAATCCACCGTCAGCCGGCGTATCGCCCTGCTGGAGGAGCGCCTTGGCGTGCGCCTGCTCAATCGCACCACCCGCAAGCTGCGCCTGACGGAAGTGGGGCAGGCGTACTACGAGCGTTGCCGGCAGATCATGCTGGACTTCGCCGAGGCCGAGCAGGCGGTGATGCAACTGCAGCAGGAGCCTTCCGGGTTGCTGCGGGTCACCGCGCCCATCGAGTTCGGCCAGTTGTTCCTCGGTAAGGTGCTCGGCAGCTTCATGCGCCAGTACCCGCAGATCACCGCCGAAGTGGAGATCACCTCGCGCAATGTCGATCCGCTGGAGGAGGGCGTGGATATCGCCATCATGATCGGCCAGCCCCAGGATTCCACCCTGATCGCCCGCAAGCTGTTCGAGAGCGCTCGCCGGCTCTGCGCCAGTCCGGACTACCTCGCCTCCCATGGCACGCCGCGTACGGTGGAGGCGCTAGCCGGCCATCGCGCCGTGCTGCTGCCCCAGGACTCCCAGCGCTACTGGATGCTGCAGGGGGAGAGCGTGCCCTGCCAGCGCGTGCTCTATTGCAACAACATCACCTTCGCCCGCGAGGCGGTGATGGCCGGCGCCGGCATCGCCGCGCTGCCACTGATGTTCACCGAGCCCGCCGTGCAGCGCGGCGAGCTGATCGAACTGCTGCCCGAGGCGCGCCTGCCCAGTGGCGAGATCTACGCCGTCTACCCGTCGCGGCGCTTCCAGGCGATGAAGGTCAAGGCTTTCCTCGACTTCCTCATGCGCAGCCTGCCGGTGCAGGAAGGACACTTGCTGGAGCCAGCGGCTGCCAGCCTGATAAGATCGCGCCTTTGA